In Janibacter cremeus, a genomic segment contains:
- the glyA gene encoding serine hydroxymethyltransferase: MTDDTFYGSDFGALRAFDPEIAGVLTSELDRIRGGLQLIASENISSPEVLTSLGSTLSNKYAEGYPGRRYYGGCSEVDKAEELAIERCTSLLGAEHANVQAHSGASANQAVYGAFLAPGEKILAMSLPHGGHLTHGTKVSFSGKWFDAVHYGVHPESEDVDYDEMERLAFEHRPKVICSGGSAIPRLIDFERIRAICDEVGAIMWVDAAHFIGLVAGQAIPSPVPYADVVTFTTHKVLRGPRSGALVCKEEHAKALDKAIFPMMQGGPQMHTIAAKAVNFKECATPEYATYATNVIANAKVLADELGQRGIRPTTGGTDTHLALLDLQGVEVSGKDAEARCDAAGITLNKNAIPNDPQKPSIASGVRVGTPCVTTQGMGTDEMVTIAELIHTAVTKGDADPEHEVSRQVRGTVTDLVTQFPAYPR, from the coding sequence ATGACCGATGACACCTTCTACGGATCCGACTTCGGCGCGCTGCGCGCCTTCGACCCCGAGATCGCCGGTGTGCTCACCAGCGAGCTGGACCGGATCCGGGGCGGTCTGCAGCTCATCGCCAGCGAGAACATCTCCTCCCCGGAGGTGCTGACCTCCCTCGGCTCGACGCTGAGCAACAAGTACGCCGAGGGCTACCCCGGTCGTCGGTACTACGGTGGCTGCTCCGAGGTCGACAAGGCCGAGGAGCTGGCGATCGAGCGCTGCACGAGCCTGCTGGGTGCCGAGCACGCCAACGTCCAGGCCCACTCCGGCGCCAGCGCCAACCAGGCGGTCTACGGCGCCTTTCTCGCCCCGGGCGAGAAGATCCTGGCGATGTCGCTGCCGCACGGTGGCCACCTGACCCACGGCACCAAGGTCTCCTTCTCCGGCAAGTGGTTCGACGCCGTCCACTACGGCGTCCACCCCGAGAGCGAGGACGTCGACTACGACGAGATGGAGCGCCTGGCCTTCGAGCACCGTCCCAAGGTGATCTGCTCGGGTGGCTCGGCGATCCCGCGCCTGATCGACTTCGAGCGCATCCGCGCGATCTGCGACGAGGTCGGCGCGATCATGTGGGTCGACGCGGCGCACTTCATCGGTCTCGTCGCCGGCCAGGCCATCCCGAGCCCGGTGCCCTACGCCGACGTGGTCACCTTCACCACCCACAAGGTGCTGCGCGGGCCCCGCTCCGGCGCGCTGGTGTGCAAGGAGGAGCACGCCAAGGCGCTGGACAAGGCGATCTTCCCGATGATGCAGGGCGGCCCGCAGATGCACACCATCGCGGCGAAGGCGGTCAACTTCAAGGAGTGCGCCACCCCCGAGTACGCGACGTACGCGACGAACGTCATCGCGAACGCCAAGGTGCTCGCCGACGAGCTCGGCCAGCGCGGCATCCGCCCGACGACCGGCGGCACCGACACCCACCTGGCACTGCTGGACCTGCAGGGCGTGGAGGTGAGCGGCAAGGACGCCGAGGCCCGCTGCGACGCCGCCGGCATCACGCTGAACAAGAACGCGATCCCCAACGACCCGCAGAAGCCCTCGATCGCCTCCGGTGTGCGCGTCGGCACGCCGTGCGTGACGACGCAGGGGATGGGCACCGACGAGATGGTCACCATCGCCGAGCTGATCCACACTGCCGTGACGAAGGGGGACGCCGACCCCGAGCACGAGGTCTCCCGTCAGGTGCGCGGCACCGTCACCGACCTCGTGACGCAGTTCCCGGCGTACCCGCGCTGA
- a CDS encoding L-threonylcarbamoyladenylate synthase produces the protein MSPVVDATTDREGSIEACVDAVRRGEVVVIPTDTVYGIGADAFDPAAVNDVLEAKGRGRDMPPPVLVPDARTIDGLARDVPDAARRLVESLWPGPLTLVLWAQPSLHWDLGETAGTVALRMPDDEVALAVLRETGPLAVTSANRTGESAATSVTDAAVQLGPSVAVYVDGGPRATLAPSTILDCTGDHPRVLREGAIDRARLEEVLGADFDTAPDAPFAPEEQEGEADTEAGETTDAAPAEEWNNPQQADPVERAQPATGTTTDTPSHTEASDDR, from the coding sequence ATGAGCCCCGTCGTCGATGCCACCACCGACCGCGAAGGGAGCATCGAGGCCTGCGTCGATGCCGTCCGCCGTGGCGAGGTCGTGGTCATCCCCACCGACACCGTGTACGGGATCGGCGCCGACGCGTTCGACCCGGCAGCCGTCAACGACGTCCTCGAGGCGAAGGGGAGGGGCCGGGACATGCCCCCGCCCGTCCTCGTGCCCGACGCCCGCACCATCGACGGTCTCGCCCGCGACGTGCCGGACGCGGCCCGCCGGCTCGTCGAGTCACTGTGGCCCGGCCCGCTGACGCTCGTGCTGTGGGCCCAGCCCTCCCTCCACTGGGACCTCGGCGAGACCGCCGGCACCGTCGCCCTGCGCATGCCGGACGACGAGGTCGCCCTGGCCGTCCTGCGCGAGACCGGCCCACTGGCCGTGACCAGCGCCAACCGCACCGGCGAGTCGGCCGCGACGAGTGTCACCGACGCCGCCGTCCAGCTCGGGCCGAGCGTCGCCGTCTACGTCGACGGGGGTCCTCGTGCCACCCTCGCGCCGTCGACGATCCTCGACTGCACCGGTGACCACCCGCGGGTGCTGCGCGAGGGCGCGATCGACCGCGCCCGGCTCGAGGAGGTCCTCGGGGCCGACTTCGACACGGCGCCGGACGCCCCCTTCGCTCCCGAGGAGCAGGAGGGCGAGGCCGACACGGAGGCTGGCGAGACCACCGACGCGGCCCCGGCCGAAGAGTGGAACAATCCCCAGCAAGCAGATCCGGTCGAACGGGCCCAGCCCGCGACTGGGACCACCACCGACACGCCCAGCCACACGGAGGCCAGCGATGACCGATGA
- the prmC gene encoding peptide chain release factor N(5)-glutamine methyltransferase — MTSLRAEVDHAIAALTHADVPSPRADAMLLAAHAIGADRSEIERRMLLGGDVEPDQLRRLRALVAERAARVPLQHLTGTAPFRRLELQVGPGVFVPRPETEAVAELAVTELIAMAGSHGTDTPTVVDLCTGSGALALAVADEVPGVRVTAVEVDDLALAWAARNIEVTALPVELVAADAGTPAADVPGLVGLVGRVDVVVSNPPYIPVGMVPLEPEVAEHDPSVALYGGSEDGLAIPLAVAATAATLLRPGGLLVMEHADSQGESLPRALRATGAWVDVVDHPDLSGRPRATVARRAG; from the coding sequence GTGACCTCCCTGCGGGCGGAGGTGGATCACGCGATCGCCGCCCTCACGCACGCCGATGTCCCCTCCCCGCGGGCGGACGCGATGCTGTTGGCCGCCCACGCGATCGGGGCCGACCGCTCCGAGATCGAGCGCCGCATGCTGCTCGGTGGTGACGTCGAGCCGGACCAGCTCCGTCGGCTGCGTGCGCTCGTGGCCGAGCGCGCCGCCCGGGTGCCCCTGCAGCACCTCACCGGCACCGCCCCCTTCCGCCGTCTGGAGCTGCAGGTCGGGCCGGGGGTCTTCGTGCCCCGCCCGGAGACCGAGGCCGTCGCCGAGCTCGCCGTCACCGAGCTGATCGCGATGGCCGGATCGCACGGGACCGACACGCCGACCGTCGTGGACCTGTGCACCGGCTCGGGAGCGCTCGCGCTCGCGGTCGCCGACGAGGTGCCGGGCGTGCGAGTGACGGCCGTCGAGGTCGACGACCTCGCCCTGGCCTGGGCCGCGCGCAACATCGAGGTCACCGCTCTGCCCGTCGAGCTCGTCGCCGCCGACGCCGGCACCCCGGCCGCGGACGTGCCGGGGCTGGTCGGGCTCGTCGGCCGCGTCGACGTCGTCGTGAGCAACCCGCCCTACATCCCGGTGGGGATGGTGCCGCTCGAGCCGGAGGTCGCCGAGCACGACCCGTCGGTGGCCCTCTACGGGGGGAGCGAGGACGGCCTGGCGATCCCGCTCGCCGTCGCCGCCACCGCCGCGACCCTGTTGCGCCCCGGCGGGCTGCTGGTGATGGAGCACGCCGACTCCCAGGGAGAGTCGCTCCCGCGGGCTCTGCGGGCCACCGGCGCCTGGGTCGACGTGGTCGACCACCCCGACCTGTCCGGTCGGCCCCGCGCCACGGTGGCTCGCCGGGCAGGGTGA
- the prfA gene encoding peptide chain release factor 1, with amino-acid sequence MLDSVEALLTEHAELEAALADPAVIGDPDRLREVNQRYAHLTPIVTAKHAHEEALGDLEAARELAGEDPSFAEEVPALQEAADEAEGRLRRLLIPRDPDDDNDVILEIKAGEGGAESALFAGDLLRMYLRHAEKRGWSTQILDSTESDLGGYKDVRVAVSAKGTPAPGEAPWARLKYEGGVHRVQRVPVTESQGRIHTSAAGVWVMPDIGETAEVHIGPNDLKIDVYRSSGPGGQSVNTTDSAVRITHLPTGTVVSCQNEKSQLQNKESALRVLRARLHQMAMDEAAAEAAEARASQVRTVDRSERIRTYNFPENRINDHRTGYKAHHLDTVLDGDLDAVVDSAVEADEAARLAALAGDEG; translated from the coding sequence GTGCTCGATTCCGTCGAGGCCCTGCTCACCGAGCACGCCGAGCTGGAGGCCGCCCTGGCCGACCCGGCCGTCATCGGTGACCCGGACCGTTTGCGTGAGGTCAACCAGCGCTATGCGCACCTGACCCCGATCGTCACCGCCAAGCACGCCCACGAGGAGGCCCTCGGCGACCTCGAGGCCGCCCGTGAGCTCGCGGGGGAGGACCCCTCCTTCGCCGAGGAGGTCCCGGCGTTGCAGGAGGCCGCGGACGAGGCCGAAGGCCGGCTGCGTCGCCTGCTGATCCCACGTGACCCCGACGACGACAACGACGTGATCCTGGAGATCAAGGCGGGCGAAGGGGGAGCGGAGTCGGCTCTCTTCGCCGGTGACCTGCTGCGCATGTACCTGCGGCACGCGGAGAAGCGCGGCTGGAGCACCCAGATCCTCGACTCGACCGAGTCCGACCTCGGCGGTTACAAGGACGTGCGCGTGGCGGTCTCCGCCAAGGGCACGCCCGCGCCCGGCGAGGCCCCGTGGGCCCGTCTGAAGTACGAGGGGGGCGTCCACCGCGTCCAGCGCGTACCCGTCACCGAGAGCCAGGGCCGCATCCACACCTCGGCCGCGGGCGTGTGGGTCATGCCCGACATCGGAGAAACAGCCGAGGTCCACATCGGTCCGAACGACCTGAAGATCGACGTCTACCGCTCCTCCGGGCCCGGCGGGCAGTCGGTCAACACCACCGACTCCGCCGTGCGGATCACCCACCTGCCGACCGGGACCGTCGTCTCCTGCCAGAACGAGAAGTCCCAGCTGCAGAACAAGGAGTCGGCCCTGCGCGTGCTGCGTGCCCGCCTGCACCAGATGGCGATGGACGAGGCCGCCGCCGAGGCCGCCGAGGCCCGTGCCTCGCAGGTGCGCACCGTCGACCGCTCGGAGCGCATCCGCACCTACAACTTCCCCGAGAACCGGATCAACGACCACCGCACCGGCTACAAGGCCCACCACCTCGACACCGTTCTGGACGGCGACCTCGACGCGGTCGTCGACTCCGCGGTCGAGGCCGACGAGGCCGCCCGACTGGCTGCGCTCGCCGGGGACGAGGGGTGA
- the rpmE gene encoding 50S ribosomal protein L31, with product MQKDIHPAYEATTVTCTCGNTFTTRSTKADHEIRAEVCSNCHPFYTGKQKIMDTGGRVARFQKRYGQKTEAK from the coding sequence GTGCAGAAGGACATCCACCCCGCGTACGAGGCGACCACCGTCACGTGCACCTGCGGCAACACCTTCACCACCCGCAGCACCAAGGCCGACCACGAGATCCGTGCCGAGGTGTGCAGCAACTGCCACCCGTTCTACACCGGCAAGCAGAAGATCATGGACACCGGTGGTCGCGTGGCCCGCTTCCAGAAGCGTTACGGCCAGAAGACCGAGGCCAAGTAG
- a CDS encoding GNAT family N-acetyltransferase, whose amino-acid sequence MARTSRIPRRPGRDRRREPVPGPVEGSVIRPAVQDDVATIIALRALMFEAMGVSSDEVLETTWQQDASRWIQLHLSDPRLRIMVAEANGTVVSCAMGQVVDLMPSPSGSHDGGRISNVATFPRHRRLGFTRTTVEALLDWFREETEVGVVSINATQEGRAMYEKFGFADVTFPEMRLHLDRPADGED is encoded by the coding sequence ATGGCTCGCACCTCCCGCATCCCCCGACGTCCCGGACGGGACCGGCGAAGGGAGCCGGTCCCGGGCCCCGTCGAGGGCTCCGTCATCCGCCCCGCCGTCCAGGACGACGTCGCGACGATCATCGCCCTGCGCGCGCTGATGTTCGAGGCCATGGGCGTCTCCTCCGACGAGGTCCTCGAGACCACGTGGCAGCAGGACGCGTCCCGCTGGATCCAGCTGCACCTGTCCGACCCGCGCCTGCGCATCATGGTGGCCGAAGCCAACGGAACCGTCGTCTCGTGCGCGATGGGCCAGGTCGTCGACCTCATGCCCTCCCCCTCCGGCTCGCACGACGGTGGCCGGATCTCCAACGTCGCGACCTTCCCCCGACACCGTCGCCTCGGGTTCACCCGGACGACCGTCGAGGCACTGCTCGACTGGTTCCGCGAGGAGACCGAGGTGGGCGTGGTCTCGATCAACGCCACCCAGGAGGGTCGCGCGATGTACGAGAAGTTCGGGTTCGCCGACGTCACCTTCCCCGAGATGCGTCTGCACCTGGACCGGCCCGCGGACGGGGAGGACTGA
- the rho gene encoding transcription termination factor Rho, which produces MRLAQLQQLASSMGISGTAKMRKSDLIAAIREQQSGSSAPSTAPARTPEKKTDAAPAEKAPAEAAPQQAPERSGNEQQKESSTGDQSAKDTSGSGQDSRSDRDQDRGGRNRGRGDQGGNDQSDGGNRDGGRNNDGNRDGGRNNDGNRNDGGRNRGNDGNRDDGGNRDGGNRNRGTDQNDGGNRNDGGNRQRGNDQGGGQHEGGRNQGNRNNNQGGNRNQSDDDRGGRRRNRNRNRNKRRGGGQQFDEVDLQVHEDDVLVPVAGILDVLDNYGFVRTSGYLPGPDDVYVPMGMVKRNGLRKGDAVTGQVKAPRDGDEANLPTVGTKGNRGKYNPLVTLETVNGLATDDARRRVDFGKLTPLYPQERLRLETEPGILTTRMIDLVAPIGKGQRGLIVAPAKAGKTMVMQALANSITTNNPECHLMVVLVDERPEEVTDMQRAVKGEVISSTFDRPADDHTTVAELAIERAKRLVEMGHDVVVLLDSITKLGRAYNLSAPASGRILSGGVDSAALYPPKKFFGAARNIENGGSLTILATALVETGSRMDEVIFEEFKGTGNMEVKLDRGLANRRIFPAIDVNASSTRREEILLAPEELKIMWKLRRVLAALDTQQGVELLLDRLRKTKTNYEFLTQVAQTSSGKLGDEDESA; this is translated from the coding sequence ATGCGCCTCGCCCAGCTGCAGCAGCTTGCGTCGAGCATGGGCATCTCCGGCACCGCCAAGATGCGCAAGAGCGACCTCATCGCCGCCATCCGTGAGCAGCAGTCCGGCTCGTCCGCGCCGTCCACAGCGCCGGCCCGCACTCCGGAGAAGAAGACCGACGCGGCCCCCGCGGAGAAGGCACCGGCCGAGGCCGCCCCACAGCAGGCCCCCGAGCGCTCCGGCAACGAGCAGCAGAAGGAGTCCTCTACCGGCGACCAGTCCGCGAAGGACACCTCCGGCTCCGGCCAGGACTCGCGCTCCGACCGTGACCAGGACCGTGGCGGCCGCAACCGTGGCCGTGGCGACCAGGGCGGCAACGACCAGAGCGACGGCGGCAACCGTGACGGTGGCCGCAACAATGACGGCAACCGTGATGGTGGCCGCAACAATGACGGCAACCGCAACGACGGTGGTCGCAACCGTGGCAACGACGGCAACCGCGATGACGGTGGCAACCGTGACGGCGGCAACCGCAACCGCGGCACCGACCAGAACGACGGTGGCAACCGCAACGACGGCGGCAACCGTCAGCGAGGCAACGACCAGGGCGGTGGCCAGCACGAGGGCGGCCGCAACCAGGGCAACCGCAACAACAACCAGGGCGGCAACCGCAACCAGAGCGACGACGACCGTGGCGGCCGCCGTCGCAACCGCAACCGCAACCGAAACAAGCGTCGTGGCGGCGGCCAGCAGTTCGACGAGGTGGACCTGCAGGTCCACGAGGACGACGTGCTCGTCCCGGTCGCGGGCATCCTCGACGTCCTGGACAACTACGGCTTCGTGCGCACCTCCGGCTACCTGCCGGGCCCGGACGACGTCTACGTCCCGATGGGCATGGTCAAGCGCAACGGCCTGCGCAAGGGTGACGCGGTCACTGGTCAGGTCAAGGCTCCGCGTGACGGTGACGAGGCGAACCTGCCGACCGTCGGCACCAAGGGCAACCGCGGTAAGTACAACCCCTTGGTTACGCTCGAGACGGTCAACGGCCTCGCCACGGACGACGCGAGGCGCCGGGTCGACTTCGGCAAGCTGACGCCGCTATACCCGCAGGAGCGTCTGCGCCTGGAGACCGAGCCGGGCATCCTGACCACCCGGATGATCGATCTCGTCGCCCCCATCGGCAAGGGCCAGCGTGGCCTCATCGTCGCCCCGGCCAAGGCCGGCAAGACGATGGTCATGCAGGCCTTGGCCAACTCCATCACGACGAACAACCCCGAGTGCCACCTGATGGTCGTCCTCGTCGACGAGCGTCCCGAGGAGGTCACCGACATGCAGCGCGCGGTCAAGGGCGAGGTCATCTCCTCGACCTTCGACCGTCCGGCCGACGACCACACCACGGTCGCCGAGCTGGCCATCGAGCGTGCCAAGCGTCTCGTCGAGATGGGCCACGACGTCGTCGTGCTCCTCGACTCGATCACCAAGCTCGGTCGTGCCTACAACCTCTCCGCCCCGGCGAGTGGGCGCATCCTCTCCGGAGGTGTCGACTCCGCTGCGCTGTACCCGCCGAAGAAGTTCTTCGGCGCGGCGCGCAACATCGAGAACGGCGGCTCCCTGACGATCCTCGCCACCGCGCTCGTCGAGACCGGCTCGCGCATGGACGAGGTGATCTTCGAGGAGTTCAAGGGCACCGGCAACATGGAGGTCAAGCTCGACCGTGGCTTGGCCAACCGCCGCATCTTCCCGGCCATCGACGTCAACGCCTCCAGCACCCGTCGCGAGGAGATCCTCCTCGCGCCGGAGGAGTTGAAGATCATGTGGAAGCTGCGTCGCGTCCTCGCGGCCCTCGACACCCAGCAGGGCGTCGAGCTGCTCCTGGACCGGCTGCGCAAGACCAAGACGAACTACGAGTTCCTCACCCAGGTCGCGCAGACCAGCTCCGGCAAGCTCGGCGACGAGGACGAGTCGGCGTAG
- the thrB gene encoding homoserine kinase, whose translation MVIPVGTSVTLRVPASSANLGPGFDCLGLALGVWDEASITVTDGPDPVIEVTGSGADTVPRDASHLVHRTMVTAFEHLGVEVPAGVHLSSRNAVPHGRGLGSSATAIVMGVAAAQSLASLGAGGDGELDLDTINTIACALEGHPDNASASVFGGATLSTTDAGQPLPTTRTVPLRLHPRIIPVVLVPHTQLSTHTARSVLPDVVPLVTAAANSARVGLLVHALTSDPSLLIAGTTDLLHQESRRPSYAASMALVDALRAGGLAATISGAGPSVLALTTSERVDEVTAIAASGDTSWQVLTPGVPDRGVHLVS comes from the coding sequence GTGGTCATCCCCGTCGGCACGAGCGTCACCCTGCGGGTGCCCGCCTCCAGTGCCAACCTCGGGCCCGGCTTCGACTGCCTGGGGCTGGCGCTCGGCGTGTGGGACGAGGCGAGCATCACCGTCACCGACGGTCCCGACCCGGTCATCGAGGTCACGGGCTCCGGCGCCGACACGGTGCCCCGCGACGCGAGCCACCTCGTCCACCGCACGATGGTCACGGCCTTCGAGCACCTCGGGGTCGAGGTGCCCGCGGGAGTGCACCTCAGCTCCCGCAACGCCGTCCCGCACGGTCGTGGACTCGGCTCCTCAGCGACGGCGATCGTCATGGGTGTCGCTGCGGCACAGTCGCTCGCCTCGCTCGGTGCCGGCGGCGACGGGGAGCTCGATCTGGACACCATCAACACGATCGCCTGTGCGCTCGAGGGGCACCCCGACAACGCCTCGGCCAGTGTCTTCGGCGGTGCGACGCTCTCGACCACCGACGCCGGTCAGCCGCTGCCGACGACCCGGACCGTCCCCCTTCGTCTCCACCCACGGATCATCCCCGTCGTGCTCGTGCCGCACACGCAGCTGAGCACGCACACCGCCCGCTCGGTGCTGCCCGACGTCGTGCCGCTCGTGACCGCCGCCGCCAACTCCGCGCGCGTGGGGCTGCTCGTCCACGCCCTGACGAGCGACCCGAGCCTGCTCATCGCCGGCACGACCGACCTGCTCCACCAGGAGTCACGCCGCCCGAGCTACGCCGCGAGCATGGCGCTCGTCGACGCCCTGCGCGCCGGGGGCCTCGCCGCGACGATCTCCGGCGCCGGCCCGTCCGTGCTCGCACTGACGACGAGCGAGCGCGTCGACGAGGTCACCGCCATCGCCGCGTCCGGCGACACGAGCTGGCAGGTGCTCACCCCCGGTGTCCCCGACCGCGGCGTCCACCTCGTCAGCTGA
- the thrC gene encoding threonine synthase, with the protein MAHQWRGVITEYADRLPMLAGAPAVTLREGGTPLIPAEYLSQLVGAQVHVKYEGLNPTGSFKDRGMTAAMSMAAAKGAKAVICASTGNTSASAAAYATKAGMTCAVLVPEGKIAMGKLSQAIAHGATLLQVDGNFDHCLEVARKLAESYPVELVNSVNPARIEGQKTASFEIVDALGDAPDIHCLPVGNAGNITAYWRGYREYATATEGVSGTLDPVSTQTPQMWGFQAAGSAPLVLGHPVDEPDTIATAIRIGNPASWAQAEQARDDSGGSITSVTDEEILDAHRILSAREGIFVEPASAASVAGLLKAHAAGLVPEGARIVCTVTGHGLKDPQWALKNADGSDVTPVRVAAEAYAVASELGLQG; encoded by the coding sequence ATGGCCCACCAGTGGCGCGGCGTCATCACCGAGTACGCCGACCGGTTGCCGATGCTGGCGGGTGCGCCGGCGGTCACCCTGCGCGAAGGGGGCACCCCGCTGATCCCGGCCGAGTACCTCTCGCAGCTGGTCGGCGCGCAGGTGCACGTGAAGTACGAGGGCCTCAACCCCACCGGCTCCTTCAAGGACCGCGGCATGACGGCCGCGATGTCGATGGCGGCGGCGAAGGGAGCCAAGGCCGTCATCTGTGCCTCCACCGGCAACACCTCGGCCTCGGCAGCGGCCTACGCCACCAAGGCGGGGATGACCTGTGCGGTCCTGGTGCCCGAGGGCAAGATCGCGATGGGCAAGCTCTCCCAGGCGATCGCGCACGGCGCGACCCTGCTGCAGGTCGACGGCAACTTCGACCACTGCCTCGAGGTCGCTCGCAAGCTCGCCGAGAGCTACCCGGTCGAGTTGGTCAACTCGGTCAACCCGGCGCGCATCGAGGGGCAGAAGACCGCCTCCTTCGAGATCGTCGACGCGCTCGGTGACGCCCCGGACATCCACTGCCTGCCGGTCGGCAACGCCGGCAACATCACCGCGTACTGGCGCGGTTACCGCGAGTACGCGACCGCCACCGAGGGTGTCTCGGGCACGTTGGATCCCGTGTCGACGCAGACCCCGCAGATGTGGGGCTTCCAGGCCGCCGGCTCCGCCCCGCTGGTCCTGGGCCACCCGGTCGACGAGCCGGACACCATCGCGACCGCGATCCGCATCGGCAACCCCGCCTCGTGGGCGCAGGCCGAGCAGGCCCGCGACGACTCCGGTGGCTCGATCACCTCGGTGACCGACGAGGAGATCCTCGACGCGCACCGCATCCTGTCCGCTCGCGAGGGGATCTTCGTCGAGCCGGCCTCGGCCGCCTCGGTGGCCGGCCTGCTCAAGGCGCATGCGGCCGGGCTCGTGCCCGAGGGCGCGAGGATCGTCTGCACCGTCACCGGCCACGGGCTGAAGGACCCGCAGTGGGCGCTGAAGAACGCCGACGGGTCGGACGTCACCCCGGTCCGGGTCGCCGCCGAGGCCTACGCGGTCGCCAGCGAGCTCGGTCTGCAGGGCTGA
- a CDS encoding homoserine dehydrogenase: MTTPAAPLRVALLGGGTVGGSVTRMLLEQADDLEQRIGRRLEIVGIAVRRAGRDRSDLGVDPSLFTTDAQELVTRADIVVELIGGIEPARGLILRAMEHGASVVTANKALLAEDGASLHTAAAEHGVDLYYEASVAGAIPILRPIRDSLAGDSINRVIGIVNGTTNFVLDAMDTTGAGLFETVERAQALGYAEADPTADVEGFDAAAKAAILSSLAFHSRVSTEDVHREGITGVGARDIQAAQDMGCTVKLLAICEKVATADGTGISARVHPAMIPLTHPLASVREAYNAVFVEAEGAGDLMFYGQGAGGDPTASAVLGDLVAVARTRVTGGRGPGASSYANLPVLSMGQAVTRYHVSLDVEDRSGVLAAVATKFSEHDVSIETVRQQVVTDDDGAPRATLIIVTHAATDAALSATVDELAQLDAVNEVTSVMRVEGS; this comes from the coding sequence ATGACCACGCCCGCCGCCCCCCTTCGCGTCGCCCTCCTCGGCGGTGGCACCGTCGGTGGCTCCGTCACCCGGATGCTGCTCGAGCAGGCCGACGACCTCGAGCAGCGCATCGGGCGCCGCCTGGAGATCGTGGGCATCGCCGTGCGGCGGGCCGGGCGAGACCGCTCCGACCTGGGCGTCGACCCGAGCCTGTTCACCACCGACGCCCAGGAGTTGGTCACCCGCGCCGACATCGTCGTCGAGCTCATCGGCGGCATCGAGCCCGCCCGCGGGCTGATCCTGCGCGCGATGGAGCACGGCGCCTCGGTCGTCACCGCCAACAAGGCGCTCCTGGCCGAGGACGGCGCGAGCCTGCACACGGCCGCCGCCGAGCACGGTGTCGACCTGTACTACGAGGCCTCGGTCGCCGGCGCGATCCCGATCCTGCGCCCGATCCGCGACTCGCTGGCCGGTGACTCGATCAACCGCGTCATCGGCATCGTCAACGGCACGACCAACTTCGTCCTCGACGCCATGGACACCACGGGTGCCGGGCTCTTCGAGACCGTCGAGCGCGCCCAGGCGCTCGGCTACGCCGAGGCCGACCCGACCGCGGACGTCGAGGGCTTCGACGCGGCGGCCAAGGCCGCCATCCTCTCCTCGCTCGCCTTCCACTCGCGCGTGTCCACCGAGGACGTGCACCGCGAGGGCATCACCGGCGTGGGCGCCCGCGACATCCAGGCCGCGCAGGACATGGGGTGCACCGTCAAGCTGCTCGCGATCTGCGAGAAGGTCGCCACGGCCGACGGCACCGGCATCTCCGCCCGCGTGCACCCGGCGATGATCCCGCTGACCCACCCGCTGGCGTCGGTGCGCGAGGCCTACAACGCCGTCTTCGTCGAGGCCGAGGGCGCCGGCGACCTGATGTTCTACGGCCAGGGCGCCGGGGGAGACCCGACCGCCAGCGCCGTCCTCGGTGACCTGGTCGCCGTCGCGCGCACCCGGGTCACCGGGGGCCGCGGTCCGGGGGCGAGCAGCTACGCCAACCTGCCCGTGCTGTCGATGGGGCAGGCGGTCACGCGCTACCACGTCAGCCTCGACGTCGAGGACCGCTCCGGCGTGCTCGCGGCCGTGGCCACGAAGTTCTCCGAGCACGACGTCTCGATCGAGACCGTGCGCCAGCAGGTCGTCACCGACGACGACGGCGCCCCGCGGGCCACGCTGATCATCGTCACCCACGCGGCCACCGATGCCGCGCTCTCTGCGACGGTCGACGAGCTCGCCCAGCTCGACGCGGTCAACGAGGTCACCTCCGTCATGCGTGTGGAAGGAAGCTGA